From a region of the Flavobacterium branchiarum genome:
- a CDS encoding GLPGLI family protein: MKYIYIVFIFFSFALTAQNLAKVNYIVLPTDGSIENREALKKLSVSFNGVDDAIKKLEYELLVSNNNSYFHLIANLDFNERAARLARSFAGRKEYYRDNDKKELIEVIEFSGEFFNVWGDINKEWELVNETKLINGYKCYKAITERKIWLKKTDNVAKVIAWYCPTIPMNFGPKGFGGLPGLILELQDDKMIYLASRIEISKKLKIKINKIEGKIISQDDFYKIVEKTNDNNINNLRK; the protein is encoded by the coding sequence ATGAAATATATATATATTGTTTTTATCTTCTTTTCTTTTGCACTAACAGCACAAAATCTAGCCAAAGTAAATTATATAGTTTTGCCAACTGATGGATCAATAGAAAATAGAGAAGCTTTAAAGAAACTGAGTGTTTCGTTTAATGGCGTTGATGATGCTATAAAAAAATTAGAATATGAGTTGTTGGTAAGTAATAATAATTCCTATTTTCATTTAATCGCAAATCTTGATTTTAATGAAAGGGCTGCAAGATTAGCAAGGTCTTTCGCTGGTCGTAAGGAGTATTATAGAGATAATGATAAAAAAGAATTAATAGAGGTTATCGAATTTTCAGGAGAATTTTTCAATGTTTGGGGAGATATAAATAAAGAATGGGAATTAGTTAATGAAACAAAATTAATTAATGGTTACAAATGTTATAAAGCAATCACTGAAAGGAAGATTTGGTTAAAAAAAACAGATAATGTTGCAAAAGTAATTGCATGGTATTGTCCTACTATTCCAATGAATTTTGGACCAAAAGGATTTGGTGGATTGCCAGGTTTAATATTAGAATTACAAGATGATAAAATGATTTATTTAGCTTCAAGAATAGAGATTAGTAAAAAATTAAAAATTAAAATTAATAAAATAGAAGGGAAAATAATTTCGCAGGATGACTTTTATAAAATAGTCGAGAAAACGAACGATAATAATATTAATAATTTAAGAAAATAA
- the arfB gene encoding alternative ribosome rescue aminoacyl-tRNA hydrolase ArfB, protein MEIEKIVTELTYKAVRSSGAGGQNVNKVSSKVVLTFDLRNSQALSDEEKILLETKLATRLTLEAILILTCDEDRSQLKNKSIVTKRFLELIKNALIIQKPRKATKIPKSVIRKRIKDKKNVSDIKQSRKKPNLD, encoded by the coding sequence GAAATAGAAAAAATTGTTACCGAGTTAACTTACAAAGCCGTTCGTAGTAGTGGTGCGGGTGGACAAAATGTGAATAAAGTATCCTCAAAGGTGGTTTTGACTTTTGATTTAAGAAACTCACAAGCTTTATCAGATGAAGAAAAAATACTTTTGGAAACTAAGTTAGCAACAAGATTAACATTAGAAGCTATTTTAATTCTGACCTGTGATGAGGACAGAAGTCAGTTAAAAAACAAAAGTATTGTAACAAAACGATTTTTAGAATTGATTAAAAACGCTTTAATAATCCAGAAACCTCGAAAAGCGACAAAGATTCCTAAATCTGTAATTCGCAAGAGAATTAAGGATAAAAAGAATGTTTCAGATATTAAACAATCTCGTAAAAAACCAAATTTAGATTAA
- a CDS encoding TonB-dependent receptor yields the protein MKTIFQKSTEVLCHKGSKLKNYKPSLFFLFSFFYSVFSFAQVQDTTKVNKLDDVLVSAVRVTTKTPVSFSNMDKKEIKFRNLGQDIPILMNYLPSVVTTSDAGNGMGYTGIRVRGSDATRVNVTINGIPYNDSESQGTFWVNMPDFASSVESLQLQRGVGTSTNGSGAFGASLNMLTDNYASKGNGEISNSFGSFNSHKHNVKFSTGLLNDHFEIAGRLSVIKSDGYVDRASSDLKSYFLQGTYVGKTTLIKALVFGGNQRTYQSWNGIDAEKLNTDRTYNSAGKYKDEAGNVHFYDNETDNYKQDHYQLHWSESVSDKWSTNLAFHYTKGLGYYENYKYNTAVEGYGGIEPTKMVENDKGELVPGTDLIRQKWLDNDFYGTTFSVKYKDDKLDVILGGGWNKYEGDHFGKVIWARNMGKVELGDHYYDDYSAKTDGNVFAKANYQVTEKLSFYGDLQYRRVTYKANSYDTGVVDDTFNFFNPKAGLNYELNQNSTLYFSYARANREPNRTDYEGGNVKPEKLNDFELGWRFNSEKFQLSSNVYYMGYKDQLILTGRLDDVGAPIRSNTDKSYRLGLEVDATIKLSEKFLIRPNFTLSSNKNVDLAVEGQNYGTTDIAYSPSVIVGNIIVYSPIKSLHLSLLQKFVGEQYMNNIELPEAKLADYFVNDFNVSYEIKPKSIFKSILITGLVNNILDKKYVSNGAMWDIYPAYYPQAGINFLAGLTLKF from the coding sequence ATGAAAACTATTTTTCAAAAAAGTACTGAGGTACTATGTCACAAAGGTTCAAAGTTGAAAAACTATAAGCCATCTCTTTTTTTTCTATTCTCTTTCTTCTATTCTGTTTTTTCTTTTGCACAAGTACAAGACACAACCAAAGTCAATAAACTTGATGATGTTTTGGTTTCTGCAGTTCGTGTTACTACAAAAACGCCTGTTTCCTTCAGTAATATGGATAAAAAGGAAATCAAATTTAGAAATTTAGGTCAAGACATTCCTATTTTAATGAATTATTTACCTTCAGTAGTTACTACTTCCGATGCAGGAAACGGTATGGGATATACCGGTATTAGAGTGCGTGGTAGCGATGCAACAAGAGTAAATGTTACCATCAACGGGATTCCGTATAATGATTCTGAAAGCCAAGGTACATTTTGGGTTAATATGCCCGATTTTGCTTCTTCTGTAGAGAGTCTGCAATTACAGCGTGGTGTTGGAACTTCTACAAATGGTTCAGGAGCTTTTGGAGCCAGCTTAAATATGCTAACAGATAATTATGCTTCAAAAGGCAATGGAGAAATCTCAAATTCCTTCGGTAGTTTCAATTCTCATAAGCATAATGTAAAGTTTAGTACAGGTTTATTAAATGATCATTTTGAAATCGCAGGACGTTTGTCTGTAATAAAATCGGATGGTTATGTGGATAGAGCAAGCTCAGATCTAAAATCTTATTTCTTGCAAGGAACTTATGTAGGTAAAACGACTTTAATTAAAGCATTGGTATTTGGTGGAAATCAAAGAACATATCAATCTTGGAACGGAATTGATGCTGAAAAACTAAATACTGACCGAACTTATAACTCTGCAGGAAAGTATAAAGATGAAGCTGGAAATGTTCATTTTTATGATAATGAAACCGATAATTACAAGCAAGACCATTACCAGTTGCATTGGAGCGAATCTGTTTCTGATAAATGGAGTACAAACTTAGCATTCCATTATACTAAGGGATTGGGCTATTATGAGAATTATAAATACAACACGGCTGTTGAAGGTTATGGAGGAATTGAGCCTACTAAAATGGTTGAAAACGATAAAGGAGAATTAGTTCCAGGTACAGATTTAATTCGTCAGAAATGGTTAGATAATGACTTTTACGGAACCACTTTTTCTGTAAAATATAAAGACGATAAGTTAGATGTTATTTTGGGTGGAGGCTGGAATAAGTACGAAGGCGATCATTTCGGAAAAGTTATCTGGGCACGAAACATGGGAAAGGTAGAGTTAGGAGATCATTATTATGATGATTATTCGGCAAAGACCGATGGAAATGTTTTTGCGAAAGCGAATTATCAAGTTACAGAAAAATTAAGTTTTTACGGAGATTTACAATACAGACGAGTTACTTATAAAGCGAACAGTTATGATACGGGTGTAGTCGATGATACTTTTAATTTCTTTAACCCAAAAGCGGGTTTAAATTATGAACTAAATCAAAATAGCACTTTGTATTTTTCGTATGCAAGAGCTAATCGTGAGCCAAACAGAACCGATTACGAAGGAGGAAATGTCAAGCCTGAGAAATTAAATGATTTTGAATTAGGCTGGAGATTTAATTCAGAGAAATTTCAATTGAGCTCGAATGTTTATTATATGGGATATAAAGATCAATTAATTCTAACAGGAAGATTAGATGATGTTGGTGCGCCAATACGCTCTAATACGGATAAAAGTTACCGTTTAGGGTTAGAAGTTGATGCGACGATTAAATTGTCTGAAAAATTCTTAATTCGACCAAACTTTACATTAAGCAGTAATAAAAATGTTGATTTGGCTGTTGAAGGTCAAAATTACGGAACAACAGATATTGCCTATTCTCCGTCAGTAATCGTTGGAAATATTATAGTTTATAGTCCGATTAAGAGTTTGCATCTTTCCTTATTGCAGAAATTTGTTGGAGAACAATACATGAACAATATAGAGTTGCCAGAAGCTAAATTAGCGGATTATTTTGTAAATGATTTTAATGTCTCTTATGAGATAAAACCAAAATCTATTTTTAAATCAATTCTGATTACAGGATTGGTAAATAATATTCTGGACAAAAAATATGTTTCAAATGGAGCTATGTGGGATATTTATCCAGCGTATTATCCTCAAGCAGGAATTAACTTCTTAGCAGGATTGACTTTGAAATTTTAA
- a CDS encoding GLPGLI family protein — protein MKYIYIVFVFFSFALTAQNLAKVNYIVLPTDGSIEKREALNELRISFNGVDDAMKKLEYELLVSNNKSYFHLIANLDFNERAARLARSFAGRKEYYRDNDKKELIEVIEFSGEFFNVWGDINKEWELVNETKLINGYKCYKAITERKIWLKKTDNVAKVIAWYCPTIPMNFGPKGFGGLPGLILELQDSKMIYLASRIEISEKLKIKIKKIEGKIISKDDFYKIVEKTNDYNINILPK, from the coding sequence ATGAAATATATATATATTGTTTTTGTCTTCTTTTCTTTTGCATTAACAGCTCAAAATCTAGCCAAAGTAAATTATATAGTTTTGCCAACTGATGGATCAATAGAAAAAAGAGAAGCTTTAAATGAACTGAGGATTTCGTTTAATGGCGTTGATGATGCTATGAAAAAATTAGAATATGAGTTGTTGGTAAGTAATAATAAATCCTATTTTCATTTAATCGCAAATCTTGATTTTAATGAAAGGGCTGCAAGATTAGCAAGGTCTTTCGCTGGTCGTAAGGAGTATTATAGAGATAATGATAAAAAAGAATTAATAGAGGTTATCGAATTTTCAGGAGAATTTTTCAATGTTTGGGGAGATATAAATAAAGAATGGGAATTAGTTAATGAAACAAAATTAATTAATGGTTATAAATGTTATAAAGCAATCACTGAAAGGAAGATTTGGTTGAAAAAAACAGATAATGTTGCAAAAGTAATTGCATGGTATTGTCCTACTATTCCAATGAATTTTGGACCAAAAGGATTTGGTGGATTACCAGGTTTAATATTAGAATTACAAGATAGTAAAATGATTTATTTAGCTTCAAGAATAGAGATTAGTGAAAAATTAAAAATTAAAATTAAAAAAATAGAAGGGAAAATAATTTCGAAGGATGACTTTTATAAAATAGTCGAGAAAACGAACGATTATAATATCAATATTTTACCAAAATAA
- a CDS encoding GLPGLI family protein, producing the protein MKNIFYFLLLFTNFLFAQSGIVVYSIQLDTIGNEEMKSGLTGEWLDTFEKMKEYATKQQFELRFNKNQSSFKNIEGLNSDSNFDGKINSLAKALYTSADDVYINLSTNIELRKMRDGILVRDSINKNWEILNESKKIGDYLCYKAILSRPFINRSGESRISKTEAWFAPSLPYSFGPKEFCGLPGLILELVADKLTTFIATKITIEKEYLDITFPKGKSVTKKEYKEKLQNSAGAILLSKKRDSEK; encoded by the coding sequence ATGAAAAACATATTTTATTTCTTACTACTATTTACAAATTTTCTATTTGCACAATCAGGCATCGTTGTTTATTCGATACAATTAGATACTATAGGAAATGAAGAAATGAAGTCAGGATTAACAGGCGAATGGTTAGATACATTTGAAAAAATGAAAGAGTATGCGACTAAGCAACAATTTGAATTGAGATTTAACAAGAATCAATCAAGTTTTAAAAATATTGAGGGTTTGAATTCTGATTCAAATTTTGATGGTAAAATAAATTCATTAGCAAAAGCACTCTATACTTCTGCTGACGATGTATACATTAATTTAAGCACTAACATTGAGTTGAGAAAAATGCGCGATGGAATTTTGGTTCGTGATAGTATTAATAAAAATTGGGAAATTTTAAACGAATCAAAAAAAATAGGCGATTATTTGTGTTACAAAGCAATTCTAAGTAGGCCCTTTATTAATAGAAGTGGGGAATCAAGAATTTCAAAAACGGAAGCTTGGTTTGCGCCCAGTTTGCCGTATTCTTTTGGTCCCAAAGAGTTTTGTGGTTTGCCTGGGCTTATTTTAGAACTGGTAGCTGATAAGTTAACCACTTTTATTGCAACTAAAATCACCATCGAGAAAGAATATTTGGATATTACTTTTCCAAAAGGAAAATCGGTAACAAAAAAAGAATACAAGGAGAAATTACAAAACAGTGCAGGTGCAATATTGTTGAGTAAAAAAAGGGATAGTGAAAAATAA
- a CDS encoding TonB-dependent receptor, with protein MNKLVLLLFFYSVFSFSQTKTFEGIVSDETNKPLESSNVIAKPLQEKASLKFAIADNKGRYRLELEKNVKYEITVSYIGFLEEVFILEPESEKKSHDFKLKFSGENLKEIVIKHDFKPIIVKKDTLIFDVKAFSNGNERKMKEILEKLPGVEVDKKGNVTVQGKPVTKMLVEGKSFFGGGTKLAVENIPANALDKIEVIDNFNEVGFMKQVSDSDDLAINVKLKEDKKKFVFGDLQAGVEAGAGDNGFYLAHASLFYYAPKTNFSFIGDANNVGKSTFAFDDLMRFGGGFSSFLSGRKQLTNLYSLAKDNTDVVQSKSQFSAFNFSHDFSPKLIVSGFGILSKVFTVSRIDNNIEYLNSNSTVDYENKIRNADNTTVLGIGNIKLDYSPTNKEKWYYNGQYQSSTNDLKSVLNSVTNLGSSVFETINKADNASVKQYIEWHKSHNAHHTTTFVVNQAYDKITPTNNWFTDQPFLQGLIPLIKDESYTINQVKKSEVNSIDALFKHYWIINNSNHLYTNVGNNFEKSNFITSEKQILTNGSINDFATAGFGNDISYKLNDAYVGVEYKFKIGKWINKPGLYLHWYHLITNQNSGSNTVSKALFQPQWNSDYEFNKSETLSFVYKLENKFPSVNQLADRYTLEFYNAVYKGNALLENEKYHSASLRYSKINSYRGIIWNGILNYSKKVKVIRNEVQLDGIDQFNTPILTDNPETNAGFTGSVSKKIYRFNLKFNTRLSLFKYSQTLNDVTTNNERNSQNVGLVLKTVFRKWPDLSIGYEKGFSEFSGLTKSKYQTDVLKTAFEITILKFWTYKIDYEYLKNTNNVKQSNFYDIANTSLFYQKKNNPFGFELSVNNLFDVKNKNSYSFSDYMISEQNTYILPRAILFSVNYKL; from the coding sequence ATGAATAAACTCGTACTACTTTTATTTTTCTATTCTGTTTTTTCATTTTCCCAAACGAAAACATTTGAAGGCATAGTTTCTGACGAAACTAATAAGCCCCTAGAATCTTCTAATGTAATTGCAAAACCATTGCAAGAAAAAGCCAGCCTAAAATTTGCTATTGCAGATAATAAAGGGCGCTATAGATTAGAGCTCGAAAAAAATGTAAAATACGAAATCACAGTTTCTTATATTGGGTTCTTAGAAGAAGTCTTTATTTTAGAACCTGAATCTGAAAAAAAATCACATGATTTTAAATTAAAATTTTCGGGAGAAAATCTTAAGGAAATTGTGATTAAACATGATTTTAAGCCAATTATAGTAAAAAAAGACACTCTGATTTTTGACGTCAAAGCCTTTTCGAATGGTAATGAGCGCAAAATGAAAGAAATTCTAGAAAAACTTCCTGGTGTTGAGGTTGATAAAAAAGGTAACGTTACAGTTCAGGGAAAACCAGTAACTAAAATGTTGGTGGAGGGGAAATCATTCTTTGGTGGTGGCACTAAACTCGCGGTAGAGAACATTCCAGCGAATGCATTGGATAAAATTGAAGTAATTGACAATTTTAACGAAGTTGGATTTATGAAGCAAGTCTCAGACAGTGATGATTTGGCTATTAATGTAAAGCTAAAAGAAGATAAGAAAAAATTTGTTTTTGGAGATTTACAAGCTGGTGTCGAGGCAGGGGCAGGAGATAACGGTTTTTATTTAGCTCACGCTTCTTTGTTCTATTATGCTCCAAAAACAAATTTTAGTTTTATCGGTGATGCCAATAATGTTGGGAAAAGCACTTTTGCTTTTGATGATTTAATGCGTTTTGGTGGAGGTTTTAGTAGTTTTCTTTCAGGTCGAAAACAATTAACAAACTTATATTCTTTAGCTAAAGATAATACAGATGTAGTTCAAAGTAAATCACAATTTAGTGCTTTTAATTTTAGTCATGATTTTTCACCAAAACTTATCGTATCCGGGTTCGGAATACTTTCTAAAGTTTTTACAGTTTCAAGAATTGATAATAACATTGAATATTTGAATAGCAATAGTACCGTTGATTATGAAAATAAAATAAGGAATGCCGATAATACCACTGTATTAGGAATAGGGAATATAAAATTAGATTATTCTCCCACTAATAAAGAAAAATGGTATTATAACGGGCAATATCAGTCTAGTACTAACGATTTAAAAAGCGTTTTGAATTCTGTTACTAATTTAGGTTCCAGTGTTTTTGAAACAATCAATAAAGCAGATAACGCATCAGTTAAACAATATATCGAATGGCATAAAAGTCATAATGCACATCATACAACAACTTTTGTGGTCAATCAGGCTTATGATAAAATTACTCCAACAAATAACTGGTTTACAGATCAACCCTTCTTACAAGGGCTAATACCATTAATTAAAGATGAAAGTTATACGATTAATCAAGTAAAAAAATCTGAGGTAAATAGTATAGATGCTCTTTTTAAACATTATTGGATTATCAATAATTCCAATCATTTATATACTAATGTTGGTAATAATTTTGAGAAATCTAATTTCATAACATCCGAGAAACAAATTTTAACAAATGGTTCTATTAATGATTTTGCAACTGCGGGCTTTGGTAATGATATTAGCTACAAATTAAATGATGCTTATGTTGGCGTTGAATATAAGTTTAAGATAGGTAAATGGATAAATAAGCCAGGGCTTTATTTGCATTGGTACCATTTAATTACAAATCAAAATAGCGGTAGTAATACTGTTTCCAAAGCATTGTTTCAACCACAATGGAATAGTGATTACGAGTTTAATAAGTCTGAAACCTTAAGTTTTGTTTATAAGTTGGAAAATAAATTCCCTAGCGTAAATCAACTAGCAGATAGATATACTTTAGAATTTTACAATGCAGTATATAAAGGAAATGCATTGTTAGAAAATGAAAAATACCATTCGGCAAGTTTACGATACTCAAAAATAAATTCTTATAGAGGAATTATCTGGAACGGAATATTAAATTATTCTAAGAAAGTAAAAGTAATTAGAAACGAAGTTCAATTGGATGGTATAGACCAATTCAATACTCCGATTTTAACAGATAATCCAGAGACTAATGCTGGTTTTACGGGTTCTGTATCTAAAAAAATTTATCGATTTAATTTAAAATTTAATACAAGGCTGTCATTGTTTAAATATTCTCAGACTCTAAATGATGTTACCACAAACAATGAAAGAAATAGTCAGAATGTAGGGTTAGTTTTAAAAACAGTCTTTAGAAAATGGCCAGATTTGAGTATAGGTTATGAGAAAGGTTTTAGTGAGTTTTCAGGTTTGACAAAATCTAAATATCAAACAGATGTCCTAAAAACTGCATTCGAAATAACAATTTTGAAGTTTTGGACATATAAAATAGATTATGAGTATTTAAAAAATACAAATAATGTTAAACAATCTAATTTCTATGATATAGCAAATACATCACTTTTTTATCAAAAGAAAAATAACCCATTTGGTTTTGAACTATCAGTTAATAATTTGTTTGATGTAAAAAATAAAAACAGCTATTCCTTTTCGGATTATATGATCAGTGAGCAAAATACATATATTTTGCCTAGAGCTATTCTGTTTTCGGTAAACTATAAACTTTAA
- a CDS encoding GLPGLI family protein, with protein MKNTFYFLLLFTNLLFAQSGIVVYSIQLNIIDDDKAKSELTGEWAELFQKSIEYARKQQFELRFNKNESSFKNIESLNSDPSFDEKTNTLAKLSYTSADDVYINLSANIELRKMHDGTLVHDSINKNWEILNESKKIGNYLCYKAILSTPYVNRYGESRISKTEAWFAPSLPYSFGPKEFCGLPGLILELVADKLTTFIATKITIEKEYLDIIFPKGKSVTKKEYKQKSQNSAGAIRLSKKRDSEK; from the coding sequence ATGAAAAACACATTTTATTTCTTACTACTATTTACAAATCTTTTATTTGCACAATCAGGTATCGTTGTCTATTCGATACAATTAAATATCATAGATGATGATAAAGCTAAGTCTGAATTAACAGGCGAATGGGCTGAATTATTTCAAAAATCAATAGAGTATGCAAGAAAGCAACAATTTGAATTAAGATTTAACAAAAATGAATCAAGTTTTAAAAATATTGAGAGTTTGAATTCTGATCCAAGTTTTGATGAAAAAACAAATACGTTAGCAAAATTATCCTATACTTCTGCTGACGATGTATATATTAATTTAAGCGCTAACATCGAGTTGAGAAAAATGCACGATGGAACTTTGGTTCATGATAGTATTAATAAAAATTGGGAAATTTTAAACGAATCAAAAAAAATAGGCAATTATTTGTGTTATAAAGCAATTCTAAGTACGCCTTATGTTAATAGATATGGGGAATCAAGAATTTCAAAAACGGAAGCTTGGTTTGCGCCTAGTTTGCCGTATTCTTTTGGCCCCAAAGAGTTTTGTGGATTGCCAGGGCTTATTTTAGAACTGGTAGCTGATAAGTTAACCACTTTTATTGCAACTAAAATCACCATCGAGAAAGAATATTTGGATATTATTTTTCCAAAAGGAAAATCGGTAACAAAAAAAGAATACAAGCAGAAATCACAAAACAGTGCAGGTGCAATAAGATTGAGTAAAAAAAGAGATAGTGAAAAATAA
- a CDS encoding GLPGLI family protein produces MKNIFYFLLLFTNFLFAQSGIVVYSIQLDTTGNEKMKSKLTDYWVETDRKIKEYAIKQQFELRFNKNQSSFKNIESLNSDSNFDESIISLAKSIYTSADDVYINLSTNIELRKMRDGILVRDSINKNWEILNESKKIGDYLCYKAILSRPFINGSGESRISKTEAWFAPSLPYSFGPKEFCGLPGLILELLADRATTFIATKITIEKEYLDITFPKGKSVTKKEYKEKLQNSEGVIRLSKMRDSEK; encoded by the coding sequence ATGAAAAACATATTTTATTTCTTACTACTATTTACAAATTTTCTATTTGCACAATCAGGTATTGTTGTCTATTCGATACAATTAGACACTACAGGAAATGAAAAAATGAAGTCTAAATTAACAGACTATTGGGTTGAAACAGATCGAAAAATAAAAGAGTATGCAATAAAGCAACAATTTGAATTGAGATTTAACAAGAATCAATCAAGTTTTAAAAATATTGAGAGTTTGAATTCTGATTCAAATTTTGATGAATCAATAATTTCATTAGCTAAATCAATCTATACTTCTGCTGACGATGTATACATTAATTTAAGCACTAACATCGAGTTGCGAAAAATGCGCGATGGAATTTTGGTTCGTGATAGTATTAATAAAAATTGGGAAATTTTAAACGAATCAAAAAAAATAGGCGATTATTTGTGTTACAAAGCAATTCTAAGTAGACCCTTTATTAATGGAAGTGGGGAATCAAGAATTTCAAAAACGGAAGCTTGGTTTGCGCCCAGTTTGCCTTATTCTTTTGGCCCCAAAGAGTTTTGTGGATTGCCAGGACTTATTTTAGAACTGTTAGCAGATAGGGCAACCACTTTTATTGCAACTAAAATCACCATTGAAAAAGAATATTTGGATATTACTTTTCCAAAAGGGAAATCGGTAACAAAAAAAGAATACAAGGAGAAACTACAAAACAGTGAAGGTGTAATAAGATTGAGTAAAATGAGGGATAGTGAAAAATAA